A single window of Achromobacter xylosoxidans DNA harbors:
- a CDS encoding hemagglutinin repeat-containing protein: MLPSAQYPESRYGPPFDYVPRIKGEEGRDAPIPPAYERVWTGGLSPSWISVPRYEAGDRVWQVFGVQEPVPVPPLQAGNCGGKRCDDVSTPEREAALAINKSRHDALQARIRAFNADFNRRLVRNFFYYIVREDVSETRVTSTDPARIVAGGEATFTGAVTNDKSRIIAGGALSVEGPGIDNRGAQGERRVTRVGTAVHTVTRRRHRKESRSHYEDTAGSRRLAVAVGTVKDHADPADNGPAAPPPATAPRPTAGVVPRPRPAARIVEVDAPGGQAVRVVTLPPVLPTNRLYRVIPSPEAPALIVTDRQFIGSRAIVSSDLLLRRINRDPGLVLKRLGDGFYEQKQVAEQIMLATGRRFVGDYTDNESQYKALLAAGADVAGRFGLTLGTALTEDQMRQLSGDIVWLVETTVTLPDGSRQQVLAPQVYLAVKAGDLRGDGTLIAGGDTRISVAGDVANSGTLGARNALIVDGRNIRNTVGTLQGGSIDLNARNDIDNLAGLLKGGTVTLRAGRDVNLAASTRSDASGGVSSTRIDGVARIDADAFDIQADHDIAIQAGVISATGNGRLRAGHDIDLGTAETRYAESFHYDSRNRAEMRAVADVGTRIAAGGDLLLFAGNDVNARAADVSAGQRLGVAATRDINVLAGNAAGHTYNETYFKEKGFLSSRKTHRKSEADWTEAVSSTFTGDRVRLMARRDVNVAGSNVAAQNQLTLAGGRDVSIAAVGNTSRGYEYSKVAKSGFGALGGISYGTRQVTDAVDTHRGLNTGSAIGSVAGNVLIDAGSSLAVTGSDVLARQGNIALTGRDIRIAGGADTLRQRELHEIRQTGLTVTASTPVVDAARTGIRMAEAGRKVDNPIMATLAGGTAGLAARNAYDAVKADPGSAGGARIGIGLGSSTQTTTMDRRETLSTGSRIAAGGDLLIAARGGGETSTLTITGSDVSAGNDALLRAEGDILLRAASNHTEQNTRSKSRGASIGVSVAVGKDRSGLMLDVGVSGGRGREDGSDVTWRPSRVTAGNVLDLQSGGDTGLVGASARGRRIVADIAKNLRIESLQDISIYAASNSNAGIAASLCLYYCAGQGGSISGSLGAGAMKSDWRSVTDQAGLWAGDQGFQVDVGRNTSLVGGVIAGSGRGGEDGANRLSTGTLHVADIDNRARYSGHQIGISGGYNIGAATGDASHPAATGANVGEQAEGGARASGPGAPQSKPGLAANAPAIAAAGGKADSSTRSAISVGSITIRDPAGQQALTNTSADEVIASLNRETAGALNTLKPIFDKEKIQAGFDIASEAARQTGQFLTNRAAEAKALKDAMDAAPEGRAKEHLRARYEDVRKWAPGGGYREALTAVTLAAGGNVTGGASQFVQAAAVDYLQSLGAARIKEIAPLLGGEGSPGHVALHALLGCAGAAATGASCGAGASGASAAVVIGQLMEHALGEPTSKLDPAEREARINLVTSLLGGLTAALDPTAVAAVNDAARLELENNQAVVLPPPAMGPASIGGTLGGVGRRGSNGVSSADENIARHLTRAWNWLFETDSGPEEARGPLETPAVPPGGDARVPGYAGDRRETGGTPGYEADRGSPGTPSYDAEGNPHPGGSFTPMPGPQGPTVILSEDSKNIHDILRPNGNLIGIVSKGSTENIRTVSSSEFNKIKGDLLSGATESGAYAKGDGTWYTLPGGGRVGVRVSRNFGMTLDINIPGLPSDLKIHQK, translated from the coding sequence TTGCTGCCATCCGCCCAATATCCGGAATCGCGCTACGGGCCGCCGTTCGATTACGTGCCCCGGATCAAGGGCGAGGAAGGCCGCGACGCGCCCATTCCGCCTGCCTATGAACGGGTATGGACAGGGGGGCTTTCCCCATCATGGATATCCGTCCCGCGCTACGAGGCCGGCGATCGCGTCTGGCAGGTGTTCGGCGTGCAGGAGCCCGTGCCCGTGCCGCCTTTGCAGGCGGGAAATTGCGGCGGCAAGCGCTGCGACGATGTCTCCACCCCGGAACGCGAAGCGGCGCTGGCGATCAACAAGTCCCGGCATGACGCGCTGCAGGCCAGGATTCGCGCTTTCAACGCCGACTTCAACCGGCGCCTGGTCCGCAATTTCTTCTACTACATCGTGCGGGAGGACGTTAGCGAGACCCGCGTCACGTCGACCGACCCCGCCCGCATCGTGGCGGGCGGCGAAGCCACTTTCACGGGCGCCGTCACCAACGACAAGAGCCGCATCATCGCCGGGGGCGCCTTGAGCGTGGAGGGCCCGGGCATCGACAACCGCGGCGCGCAGGGCGAGCGGCGGGTCACGCGCGTCGGGACGGCGGTGCATACCGTCACCCGCAGGCGCCACCGCAAGGAGTCGCGGTCGCATTACGAAGACACGGCCGGTTCCCGGCGCCTGGCAGTGGCCGTGGGGACGGTCAAGGACCACGCCGATCCTGCCGACAACGGCCCCGCGGCGCCGCCACCGGCCACGGCGCCACGGCCCACGGCCGGCGTCGTGCCCCGCCCGCGCCCGGCCGCCCGGATCGTCGAGGTCGACGCGCCCGGCGGGCAGGCGGTGCGCGTCGTCACGTTGCCGCCGGTCCTGCCGACCAACAGGCTGTACCGGGTGATTCCGTCGCCCGAGGCGCCGGCGCTGATCGTCACCGACCGCCAGTTCATTGGCTCGCGCGCCATCGTTTCCAGCGATCTCCTGCTGCGCCGGATCAACCGCGATCCGGGCCTGGTCCTCAAGCGCCTGGGCGACGGCTTCTACGAACAGAAGCAGGTCGCCGAACAGATCATGCTGGCCACCGGCAGGCGCTTCGTCGGGGACTACACCGACAACGAATCCCAGTACAAGGCCTTGCTCGCCGCCGGCGCCGATGTTGCCGGCCGGTTCGGCCTTACGCTGGGCACCGCGCTCACCGAAGACCAGATGCGCCAGCTGAGCGGCGACATCGTCTGGCTGGTGGAAACCACCGTCACGTTGCCGGACGGTTCGCGCCAGCAGGTGCTGGCCCCGCAGGTCTACCTGGCCGTCAAGGCGGGCGACCTGCGGGGCGATGGCACCTTGATCGCCGGCGGCGATACGCGGATCAGCGTGGCCGGCGACGTTGCCAACAGCGGCACGCTGGGCGCGCGCAACGCGTTGATCGTCGATGGCCGCAACATACGCAACACGGTCGGCACGCTCCAGGGCGGCAGCATCGACCTGAACGCCCGCAACGACATCGACAACCTCGCGGGCCTGCTCAAGGGCGGCACGGTCACGCTCCGGGCCGGCCGCGATGTCAACCTCGCCGCTTCGACGCGGTCGGACGCCAGCGGCGGCGTTTCCAGCACGCGCATCGACGGCGTCGCGCGCATCGATGCCGACGCGTTCGACATACAGGCCGACCACGACATCGCCATCCAGGCCGGCGTCATCAGCGCCACCGGCAATGGCCGTCTGCGGGCCGGCCACGACATCGACCTGGGTACCGCCGAGACCCGCTACGCCGAGTCTTTCCATTACGACAGCCGCAACCGCGCCGAGATGCGCGCCGTTGCCGACGTGGGCACGCGCATCGCGGCCGGCGGCGATCTGCTCCTGTTCGCCGGCAACGATGTCAACGCCCGCGCCGCGGATGTCTCGGCCGGCCAGCGCCTGGGCGTGGCAGCCACGCGCGACATCAATGTGCTGGCTGGCAACGCCGCCGGCCACACCTACAACGAGACCTACTTCAAGGAAAAGGGCTTCCTGTCCAGCAGAAAGACGCATCGCAAGAGCGAGGCCGACTGGACCGAGGCCGTGTCGTCCACTTTCACTGGCGACCGGGTCAGGTTGATGGCGCGGCGCGACGTGAATGTGGCCGGTTCCAATGTCGCCGCCCAGAACCAACTGACCCTCGCGGGCGGCCGCGATGTCAGCATCGCCGCCGTCGGCAACACCTCCAGGGGATATGAATACAGCAAGGTCGCCAAATCGGGCTTCGGCGCGTTGGGAGGCATCAGCTACGGCACGCGCCAGGTCACGGATGCGGTCGACACGCATCGCGGCCTGAATACCGGCAGCGCCATCGGCAGCGTGGCCGGCAATGTCCTGATCGACGCGGGATCGTCATTGGCCGTGACCGGCAGCGACGTGCTGGCCCGCCAGGGCAACATCGCCCTGACCGGCCGCGACATCCGCATCGCCGGCGGCGCCGATACCCTGCGCCAGCGCGAGTTGCATGAAATCCGGCAAACCGGCTTGACCGTCACGGCCAGCACGCCTGTCGTCGATGCCGCGCGCACCGGCATCCGCATGGCCGAGGCCGGCAGGAAGGTGGACAACCCCATCATGGCGACCCTGGCCGGCGGCACGGCCGGCCTGGCCGCCCGCAACGCCTATGACGCGGTCAAGGCCGATCCCGGCAGCGCGGGCGGCGCCCGTATCGGCATCGGCCTGGGCAGCAGCACTCAAACCACCACGATGGACCGGCGGGAAACGCTGTCCACCGGTAGCCGCATCGCGGCGGGCGGGGATCTCCTGATCGCGGCGCGCGGCGGCGGCGAGACCTCGACCCTGACCATCACCGGATCCGACGTGTCCGCGGGCAACGACGCCCTGCTGCGGGCCGAGGGCGACATCCTGCTGCGCGCCGCCAGCAACCATACCGAGCAGAACACCCGCAGCAAGAGCCGCGGTGCCTCCATCGGCGTGAGCGTGGCGGTCGGCAAGGACCGGTCCGGTCTCATGCTCGACGTGGGCGTCAGCGGCGGGCGCGGGCGCGAGGACGGTAGCGACGTCACCTGGCGCCCGAGCCGCGTCACGGCGGGCAATGTGCTCGACCTGCAATCCGGCGGCGACACCGGCCTCGTCGGCGCCTCCGCCCGTGGCCGGCGGATCGTGGCCGATATCGCCAAGAACCTGCGCATCGAAAGCCTGCAGGACATCAGCATCTACGCGGCCAGCAACAGTAACGCGGGAATCGCCGCCAGCCTTTGCCTGTATTACTGCGCCGGCCAGGGGGGCTCCATCAGCGGCAGCCTCGGGGCCGGCGCCATGAAGAGCGACTGGCGCTCGGTCACCGATCAGGCCGGCCTGTGGGCGGGCGACCAAGGGTTCCAGGTCGACGTGGGGCGCAACACCAGCCTGGTCGGCGGCGTCATCGCCGGCAGCGGCAGGGGAGGCGAAGACGGCGCCAACCGCCTGTCGACCGGCACGCTGCACGTGGCGGACATCGACAACCGCGCCCGGTACAGCGGCCACCAGATCGGAATCAGCGGCGGCTACAACATCGGCGCCGCCACGGGCGACGCCAGCCACCCGGCCGCCACCGGCGCCAACGTGGGCGAACAGGCCGAAGGCGGGGCGCGCGCCAGCGGCCCGGGCGCGCCCCAGTCCAAGCCCGGCCTGGCCGCGAACGCGCCGGCCATTGCCGCCGCCGGCGGCAAGGCCGACTCAAGCACGCGCAGCGCCATCAGCGTCGGCAGCATCACGATCCGCGATCCGGCGGGCCAGCAGGCGCTCACCAACACATCGGCGGACGAGGTCATCGCCTCGCTCAACCGCGAAACCGCGGGCGCGTTGAACACGCTCAAGCCGATCTTCGACAAGGAGAAGATCCAGGCAGGCTTCGACATCGCATCCGAAGCGGCGCGGCAGACCGGCCAGTTCCTGACGAATCGGGCGGCCGAAGCCAAGGCGCTCAAGGACGCCATGGACGCGGCCCCGGAAGGCCGGGCCAAGGAACACCTGCGCGCGCGGTACGAGGACGTCCGGAAATGGGCGCCGGGCGGCGGATACCGCGAAGCGCTGACGGCAGTGACCCTGGCCGCCGGCGGCAACGTGACGGGCGGAGCGAGCCAGTTCGTGCAGGCGGCGGCCGTGGATTATCTGCAAAGCCTGGGCGCCGCCAGGATCAAGGAAATCGCGCCGCTGCTGGGCGGCGAAGGCTCCCCGGGCCACGTGGCCTTGCACGCATTGCTCGGCTGCGCGGGCGCCGCCGCAACCGGCGCAAGCTGCGGCGCAGGCGCCTCCGGTGCGTCCGCGGCCGTCGTCATCGGCCAGCTCATGGAGCACGCGCTTGGCGAGCCGACGAGCAAGCTCGATCCGGCGGAGCGCGAAGCGCGCATCAACCTGGTGACCAGCCTGCTGGGCGGATTGACGGCGGCGTTGGACCCGACTGCCGTGGCGGCGGTGAATGACGCGGCGCGGCTTGAATTGGAGAACAACCAGGCTGTGGTCTTGCCGCCGCCGGCTATGGGTCCGGCCTCGATTGGCGGCACGCTTGGCGGAGTGGGGCGGCGCGGGTCCAACGGCGTATCGAGCGCGGACGAGAACATTGCACGCCACCTGACGCGGGCGTGGAACTGGCTATTCGAGACGGATAGCGGGCCGGAAGAAGCCAGAGGGCCGCTCGAGACGCCGGCCGTGCCGCCGGGCGGTGATGCGCGGGTGCCGGGGTATGCGGGGGATAGACGCGAGACGGGGGGTACGCCTGGGTATGAGGCGGACCGTGGGAGTCCGGGCACGCCGAGCTATGACGCGGAGGGGAATCCGCATCCGGGCGGTAGTTTTACGCCGATGCCGGGGCCGCAAGGGCCCACGGTCATCTTGAGTGAAGATTCAAAGAATATTCATGACATTCTTAGGCCGAACGGAAATCTTATTGGGATTGTCAGCAAAGGATCTACTGAAAATATTCGGACTGTTTCTTCAAGTGAATTTAATAAAATTAAAGGCGATCTCTTGAGTGGCGCCACAGAGTCGGGTGCCTATGCAAAGGGTGACGGAACTTGGTACACCCTTCCGGGTGGAGGGCGTGTAGGTGTTCGGGTATCACGCAATTTCGGGATGACGTTGGATATTAATATTCCTGGCCTCCCTTCTGATCTTAAGATCCATCAAAAATGA
- a CDS encoding filamentous hemagglutinin N-terminal domain-containing protein produces the protein MSALRSLVVWLVLSTQVWTPALAQTLPISVDKSVAGQRPVVGVSRGVPVVDIAPPSAGGVSNNRFTQFNVGPSGVVLNNSGAGRQTQLAGPVAGNPMLGDRHAGIILNQVTAPNPSQLAGMLEVAGHRASVIVANPAGISCDGCGFLNANRATLTTGKPVIGADGALGFDVTEGRLAIEGAGLYGANLGRLDLLARALEINAEVWADRLDVTAGAAHVDYASGAVAARTGDGPAPVVSLDTAALGGMYANSIRLIGTEAGVGVNIGGNLAALTGGLSVDVNGDVRIQPSGRLQAAADLSLRGAGDIVNDGALAAAGPLALRAANTVANNGAISSGASAAIRGDTLDLSGGKLVAGAELALDAGGALANRGGALYGGSVTLRAGSLDNRGGKLASGATLSGRVMGALDNTGGTVAGAGLVDLGAGSIVNASGGVASAQDVRLHGDAGIDNRGGTIQAGGATRVDTGGAFDNRGGKLLGDTLALEAADVDNRDGVLRAEGQLALDAAGALRNQGGRLYGGIADVRAARIDNAGGKVLGGELTLHAREVANAGGLIAANVLTLQAQGVLDNRAGLIQGDDALVLHAGRLDNRDTLAGSVEVANVAAGASAADAVLGLAGARITLETDVLDNQAGRVGASRELDLTTGALENTGGRLASQGDARLHVRELANADGEVAAGGALTLAAGDLRNDGRIHAGQDLQLSADTLTNGVAGELIGVRNIDLAIGGDLANAGLIDGGYTRIQAGSLRNGGRIYGDRIAVQAPVLVNDADAVIASRGDMDLGVDTLVNRGHALLYAAGDLRAGRGLDPAGLATGQAATLTNESATIEAGGDVRIAAESIQNLNPHFASEVVPVSHAERKI, from the coding sequence ATGTCCGCGCTTCGTTCCCTGGTTGTCTGGTTGGTGCTGTCCACGCAGGTCTGGACGCCCGCGCTGGCGCAGACCCTGCCCATCTCCGTGGACAAGAGCGTGGCCGGCCAGCGGCCCGTGGTGGGCGTGAGCCGCGGCGTGCCGGTGGTCGACATCGCGCCGCCGTCGGCCGGCGGCGTTTCCAACAACCGTTTCACCCAGTTCAATGTCGGCCCCTCGGGCGTGGTGCTGAACAACAGCGGCGCGGGCCGCCAGACGCAACTGGCCGGCCCGGTGGCCGGCAATCCCATGCTGGGCGACCGGCATGCGGGCATCATCCTGAACCAGGTCACCGCACCCAATCCTTCCCAATTGGCGGGCATGCTGGAAGTGGCGGGCCATCGCGCCAGCGTCATCGTCGCCAACCCCGCCGGCATTAGTTGCGACGGCTGCGGTTTCCTCAACGCCAACCGCGCCACGCTGACCACGGGCAAGCCCGTCATCGGCGCGGATGGCGCCTTGGGTTTCGACGTCACCGAAGGTCGCCTGGCGATCGAAGGGGCGGGGCTGTACGGCGCCAACCTGGGCCGGCTCGACCTGCTGGCCCGGGCATTGGAAATCAACGCCGAGGTCTGGGCCGACCGCCTCGACGTGACGGCGGGCGCCGCCCATGTCGACTACGCCTCGGGCGCGGTCGCCGCGCGCACGGGCGATGGGCCGGCGCCCGTCGTCTCGCTCGACACGGCGGCGCTTGGCGGCATGTACGCCAACAGCATCCGTCTCATCGGCACCGAGGCCGGCGTGGGCGTGAACATCGGCGGCAACCTGGCGGCGCTGACCGGCGGCCTGTCGGTCGACGTCAATGGCGACGTCCGGATCCAGCCGTCGGGCCGCCTGCAGGCCGCCGCCGACCTGTCGCTGCGTGGCGCGGGCGACATCGTCAACGATGGCGCGCTGGCCGCCGCCGGCCCGCTGGCGCTGCGGGCCGCCAATACGGTGGCGAACAACGGGGCGATATCGTCGGGGGCCAGCGCCGCCATCCGCGGCGATACGCTGGATTTGTCAGGTGGCAAGCTGGTGGCAGGGGCAGAACTGGCCCTGGATGCCGGCGGCGCGCTCGCCAATCGTGGCGGCGCCCTGTATGGCGGGTCGGTCACGCTGCGCGCCGGCAGCCTGGACAATCGCGGCGGCAAGCTCGCCAGCGGCGCCACGCTCAGCGGCCGGGTGATGGGCGCGCTTGATAACACCGGTGGCACGGTGGCCGGCGCGGGCCTCGTGGACCTCGGCGCCGGATCCATCGTCAATGCGTCCGGCGGCGTGGCGTCCGCGCAGGACGTCCGCCTGCACGGCGACGCCGGCATCGACAACCGGGGCGGCACGATCCAGGCCGGCGGCGCGACGCGCGTCGACACCGGCGGCGCATTCGACAACCGTGGCGGCAAGCTGCTGGGCGACACGCTTGCGCTGGAAGCGGCCGACGTCGACAACCGCGATGGCGTCCTGCGGGCCGAAGGCCAACTGGCGCTCGACGCGGCGGGGGCGCTGCGCAACCAGGGCGGCCGCCTGTATGGGGGGATCGCCGACGTCCGCGCCGCCCGCATCGACAACGCCGGCGGCAAGGTCCTGGGCGGCGAACTCACGCTGCACGCGCGGGAGGTGGCGAACGCTGGCGGCCTGATCGCGGCCAATGTCCTCACGCTTCAGGCGCAAGGCGTGCTCGACAACCGCGCCGGCCTGATCCAGGGCGACGACGCGTTGGTCCTGCACGCGGGCCGCCTGGACAATCGCGATACCTTGGCCGGCAGCGTCGAGGTTGCCAACGTTGCCGCCGGCGCCAGCGCGGCCGACGCCGTCCTAGGCTTGGCGGGGGCGCGCATCACGCTGGAGACCGACGTCCTGGACAACCAGGCGGGCCGCGTGGGCGCCAGCCGCGAGCTGGACCTGACCACCGGCGCGCTTGAGAACACCGGCGGTCGGCTGGCATCGCAAGGCGACGCCCGGCTGCACGTGCGCGAACTGGCCAATGCCGACGGCGAGGTGGCCGCTGGCGGTGCGCTCACCCTGGCTGCCGGCGATCTGCGCAACGACGGACGGATCCATGCCGGCCAGGACCTGCAGCTCAGCGCCGACACGCTGACCAATGGCGTGGCCGGTGAACTCATCGGCGTGCGCAATATCGATCTGGCCATCGGCGGCGATCTGGCCAATGCCGGCCTGATCGACGGCGGCTACACCCGTATTCAGGCCGGCAGCCTGCGCAACGGCGGCCGCATCTACGGCGACCGTATTGCCGTCCAGGCGCCCGTGCTGGTGAACGACGCCGACGCCGTCATCGCCTCGCGCGGGGATATGGACCTGGGCGTGGACACGCTGGTCAACCGCGGACACGCGTTGCTGTATGCGGCGGGCGACCTGCGGGCGGGACGCGGGCTGGACCCCGCCGGCCTGGCGACGGGGCAGGCCGCCACGCTCACCAACGAGTCAGCCACCATCGAGGCCGGCGGCGATGTCCGCATCGCGGCGGAAAGCATCCAGAACCTCAACCCGCATTTCGCGAGCGAAGTGGTCCCGGTCAGCCACGCCGAGCGCAAGATCTAA
- a CDS encoding PQQ-binding-like beta-propeller repeat protein, with amino-acid sequence MKTKPAEILREYGPFPGVTDVHGVSYDGSRIWIAVGDKLHALDPASGDVVRTIDVIARAGTAFDGKHLYQLADSIIQKIDPASGRVLATVPAPEGGGNSGMTWAEGMLWIARYKDRKIHQVDPATGAILRTIESDRYVTGVTWVDGSLWHGTWEDDASELRRLDPANGEVLERLAMPPGAYVSGLESDGGDVLYCGGGSNSSRVRAVRRPRAGA; translated from the coding sequence ATGAAAACCAAGCCCGCAGAAATCCTCCGTGAATACGGCCCGTTCCCCGGCGTCACCGACGTGCACGGCGTCTCGTACGACGGCAGCCGCATCTGGATCGCGGTCGGCGACAAGCTGCACGCCCTGGACCCGGCCAGCGGCGACGTGGTTCGCACGATCGACGTCATCGCCCGCGCCGGGACCGCCTTCGATGGCAAGCACCTCTACCAGCTGGCCGACAGCATCATCCAGAAAATCGACCCGGCATCGGGGCGCGTGCTGGCCACCGTGCCGGCCCCGGAAGGCGGCGGCAATTCGGGCATGACCTGGGCCGAAGGCATGCTCTGGATCGCCCGCTACAAGGACCGCAAGATCCACCAGGTCGATCCCGCCACCGGCGCCATCCTGCGCACCATCGAGTCCGACCGCTACGTCACCGGCGTCACCTGGGTCGATGGCAGCCTGTGGCACGGCACCTGGGAGGATGACGCCAGCGAGCTGCGGCGGCTGGACCCCGCCAACGGCGAGGTGCTGGAACGCTTGGCGATGCCGCCCGGCGCCTACGTGTCCGGCCTGGAATCGGACGGCGGCGATGTGCTCTATTGCGGCGGCGGCTCCAACAGCAGCCGGGTCCGCGCGGTGCGCCGGCCGCGCGCCGGCGCCTGA
- a CDS encoding DUF3348 domain-containing protein, which produces MLQAPQRTGLSGPTLIRLLTRLTDVDVPQSRQPLSDHLSQWLGWTDAIALSAALNNRPPAIAPGARAFGSAEERECERVRTTLADAIASDTAATAAKRLLPGQVPAKVAALQADDADYSNFRQRYLSLQHTMETSIGNLRSRLRGMVAAKTPEMTRLAVVDAIMDRALLPRERTLLGAIPKLLQGHFDRLRLAEQAALEAAALAQAEAQAHAEAQAGSGDEPRADAQAQAAPGDSAPDDAPTGAAAPAQAAVAAPQPALPAPTPGAWLETFRKDMRSVLLAELDIRLQPVEGLLAALRAS; this is translated from the coding sequence ATGTTGCAAGCCCCACAGCGCACAGGTTTAAGCGGCCCGACGCTCATTCGCTTGCTGACTCGCCTGACGGATGTCGACGTCCCGCAATCGCGGCAACCGTTGTCGGATCATCTGAGCCAATGGCTCGGCTGGACGGACGCGATTGCCCTGTCCGCCGCCCTGAACAACCGCCCGCCGGCGATCGCGCCCGGCGCGCGCGCGTTCGGCAGCGCCGAGGAGCGCGAGTGCGAGCGCGTGCGCACTACGCTGGCCGATGCCATCGCCAGCGACACCGCGGCCACGGCCGCCAAGCGGCTGCTGCCGGGGCAGGTGCCCGCCAAGGTGGCGGCGCTGCAGGCCGACGACGCCGATTACTCGAATTTTCGTCAGCGCTATCTGTCGTTGCAGCACACGATGGAGACCAGCATCGGCAACCTGCGCAGCCGCCTGCGCGGCATGGTCGCGGCCAAGACGCCCGAGATGACGCGGCTGGCGGTGGTGGACGCCATCATGGACCGCGCCCTGCTGCCGCGCGAGCGGACGCTGCTGGGCGCGATTCCGAAGCTGTTGCAAGGACATTTCGACCGGCTGCGGCTGGCCGAACAGGCCGCGCTGGAGGCGGCGGCGCTAGCGCAAGCCGAAGCGCAGGCGCACGCCGAGGCCCAGGCCGGAAGCGGGGACGAGCCGCGGGCCGATGCCCAGGCGCAAGCCGCGCCGGGGGACAGCGCGCCTGATGACGCCCCCACCGGCGCCGCCGCGCCCGCGCAGGCCGCGGTGGCGGCGCCGCAACCCGCTTTACCCGCGCCCACACCGGGCGCGTGGCTGGAGACGTTCCGCAAGGACATGCGTAGCGTGCTGCTGGCCGAACTGGATATTCGTTTACAACCGGTGGAGGGGCTGCTTGCCGCCCTTCGCGCCAGCTAA